A genomic segment from Etheostoma spectabile isolate EspeVRDwgs_2016 chromosome 11, UIUC_Espe_1.0, whole genome shotgun sequence encodes:
- the znf148 gene encoding zinc finger protein 148 isoform X2 — translation MNTEDKLEGILLKCSSRGIDGGGRVGLGSGGGLVVMTLGERSLANHPLLAEDDDDDKDEDEDLTGSSLVTHDLVPPEQLMMQEEMTKNGRGEGEEEGGELSIKQELKLSETPDQIKKDKKGVKDLMVCPKKKKRKQRSPAKILNINDDESLGVQNPKCHVCVHCNAAFRTNYHLQRHVFIHTGEKPFQCSQCDMRFIQKYLLQRHEKIHTGEKPFRCDECGMRFIQKYHMERHKRTHSGEKPYQCDYCHQYFSRTDRVLKHRRMCHENRERKANKAAGRVGPLHEADSLGLPFLAKECSLPKKKRQKCTDKRSGASTAAQTDGYTVAVVETEEKEEQRQNKIEGLPLFAVSSKVKHEYVIADYSVELPEETASQHQEGEVSTEDTTPPKLVLKKVPKRSLKQSSEQTPPCLSTLSSFEENTKVTQYTFEIVDKQGLLEVESNTDLESVETLQGGPAKPAAGSTNYDDAMQFLKKKRYLQAAIANNSRDYGLNSSSISSQPPVTQTVVSAVIEETVPATILEPQPINTDIKAAHDKSVLPDEVLQTLLDHYSNKANGQSDISFSVADTEVTSSISINSSDVSDSSPVESLGASTAQAQPATEKVSLLQEYSKFLQQALERTSQNDSYLTSQSLSLVSENPTLAGQPLFSTEKPFPSPSRFKSGMSSPLRSTLEKPHFGLLVGDSQHSFSFSGDETTPPSAVSPAEEDFLEQVSPSKKTDTSQGILQTFQISSFDQNFKTHFQTSRSGSSSQFTVANGQLSLRGHSTDFSEFPLVRVTETRSQLNSSPDVTSSETFG, via the exons ATGAACACTGAGGACAAGTTGGAGGGAATCCTGCTGAAGTGCAGCAGTCGAGGAATAGATGGAGGAGGCAGAGTTGGGCTGGGCAGCggaggaggactggtggtgATGACACTGGGGGAACGATCACTGGCAAACCACCCTCTGTTGGCTGAGGACGACGACGAtgataaagatgaagatgaggacCTGACTGGAAGCTCGCTGGTTACTCATGACCTGGTCCCTCCCGAGCAGCTTATGATGCAGGAGGAGATGACAAAGAACGGTAGAGGAGaaggggaagaggagggaggcGAG TTGAGCATCAAGCAGGAACTGAAGCTGTCTGAGACACCGGACCAGATAAAGAAGGACAAAAAAGGAGTTAAGGACCTGATGGTATGccccaagaagaaaaaaaggaagcagCGTTCACCAGCAAAG ATTCTCAACATCAATGATGACGAATCATTGGGCGTACAAAACCCCAAGTGTCATGTCTGTGTTCACTGTAATGCTGCATTCAGAACCAACTACCATCTGCAGAGACATGTCTTCATTCACACTG GTGAGAAGCCATTTCAGTGCAGCCAGTGTGATATGCGCTTCATTCAAAAATATCTTCTCCAGAGACATGAAAAGATCCACACTG GTGAAAAGCCTTTTCGCTGTGATGAGTGTGGGATGAGGTTTATCCAGAAATACCACATGGAGAGACACAAGAGGACGCACagtggagagaagccttaccaATGTGACTACTGTCACCAG TACTTCTCCAGAACAGACCGGGTTTTAAAGCACAGACGAATGTGTCAcgagaacagagagagaaaggccaACAAGGCAGCTGGTAGAGTTGGGCCTTTGCATGAAGCAGATTCTCTGGGCCTCCCCTttcttgccaaagagtgttcaCTGCCTAAGAAAAAGCGGCAAAAGTGTACAGACAAGCGTTCAGGTGCTTCCACTGCTGCCCAGACAGATGGGTACACTGTCGCTGTTGTCGAAacggaagagaaggaggagcagAGACAGAATAAAATTGAAGGTCTACCTCTCTTTGCTGTGTCCTCCAAAGTCAAACATGAGTATGTTATTGCAGACTACTCTGTGGAACTTCCTGAAGAAACGGCTAGCCAACACCAAGAAGGAGAAGTGTCAACAGAAGACACAACTCCTCCCAAACTTGTCTTAAAGAAAGTCCCCAAGAGGAGTCTTAAACAGTCCAGTGAACAAACTCCTCCCTGCCTGTCCACTTTGTCTTCCTTTGAAGAAAATACCAAGGTCACACAGTACACCTTTGAAATTGTAGACAAGCAAGGCCTTTTAGAAGTGGAAAGCAACACTGATCTTGAGTCCGTTGAAACTCTTCAAGGAGGACCAGCAAAGCCAGCAGCCGGCAGCACAAACTATGACGATGCCATGCAGTTTCTCAAAAAGAAACGTTATCTTCAGGCTGCAATTGCCAACAACAGTCGGGATTACGGTCTGAACTCAAGCAGCATTTCTTCTCAGCCGCCTGTTACGCAAACTGTAGTGTCAGCCGTGATTGAGGAGACTGTCCCTGCCACCATTCTGGAGCCCCAGCCCATCAACACAGATATTAAAGCCGCACATGACAAGAGTGTGTTGCCAGATGAGGTTCTTCAGACGCTGTTGGACCATTACTCCAACAAAGCCAATGGGCAATCAGACATTTCCTTCAGCGTGGCTGACACAGAGGTGACATCAAGCATATCCATTAATTCCTCTGATGTTTCAGACAGCAGCCCTGTGGAGAGCCTCGGAGCCTCTACCGCCCAGGCTCAGCCAGCCACTGAGAAGGTCAGTCTCTTACAGGAATACTCCAAGTTTCTCCAGCAAGCACTGGAGAGGACCAGCCAGAACGACAGCTACCTGACCAGCCAGAGCCTCAGCTTGGTCTCCGAAAACCCAACCTTAGCTGGACAACCTCTGTTCTCCACCGAGAAACCGTTCCCTTCCCCCAGCAGGTTCAAATCAGGGATGAGCTCTCCGCTAAGGTCCACTTTAGAGAAACCTCACTTTGGATTACTGGTCGGGGACTCCCAGcactcattttcattttcaggtGATGAGACCACCCCTCCCTCCGCCGTGTCCCCAGCTGAGGAGGACTTTCTGGAGCAGGTCTCACCCTCCAAAAAGACAGACACTTCACAAGGCATACTGCAGACATTTCAAATTAGCTCCTTTGATCAGAACTTCAAAACTCATTTCCAGACTTCAAGATCTGGATCCTCCTCACAGTTTACTGTTGCCAATGGACAATTAAGTCTTCGAGGACACAGCACAGACTTCTCAGAGTTCCCCCTAGTCAGAGTTACTGAGACCAGGTCTCAACTGAACTCCTCCCCTGATGTTACATCCAGTGAAACTTTTGGCTGA
- the znf148 gene encoding zinc finger protein 148 isoform X3 encodes MVCPKKKKRKQRSPAKILNINDDESLGVQNPKCHVCVHCNAAFRTNYHLQRHVFIHTGEKPFQCSQCDMRFIQKYLLQRHEKIHTGEKPFRCDECGMRFIQKYHMERHKRTHSGEKPYQCDYCHQYFSRTDRVLKHRRMCHENRERKANKAAGRVGPLHEADSLGLPFLAKECSLPKKKRQKCTDKRSGASTAAQTDGYTVAVVETEEKEEQRQNKIEGLPLFAVSSKVKHEYVIADYSVELPEETASQHQEGEVSTEDTTPPKLVLKKVPKRSLKQSSEQTPPCLSTLSSFEENTKVTQYTFEIVDKQGLLEVESNTDLESVETLQGGPAKPAAGSTNYDDAMQFLKKKRYLQAAIANNSRDYGLNSSSISSQPPVTQTVVSAVIEETVPATILEPQPINTDIKAAHDKSVLPDEVLQTLLDHYSNKANGQSDISFSVADTEVTSSISINSSDVSDSSPVESLGASTAQAQPATEKVSLLQEYSKFLQQALERTSQNDSYLTSQSLSLVSENPTLAGQPLFSTEKPFPSPSRFKSGMSSPLRSTLEKPHFGLLVGDSQHSFSFSGDETTPPSAVSPAEEDFLEQVSPSKKTDTSQGILQTFQISSFDQNFKTHFQTSRSGSSSQFTVANGQLSLRGHSTDFSEFPLVRVTETRSQLNSSPDVTSSETFG; translated from the exons ATGGTATGccccaagaagaaaaaaaggaagcagCGTTCACCAGCAAAG ATTCTCAACATCAATGATGACGAATCATTGGGCGTACAAAACCCCAAGTGTCATGTCTGTGTTCACTGTAATGCTGCATTCAGAACCAACTACCATCTGCAGAGACATGTCTTCATTCACACTG GTGAGAAGCCATTTCAGTGCAGCCAGTGTGATATGCGCTTCATTCAAAAATATCTTCTCCAGAGACATGAAAAGATCCACACTG GTGAAAAGCCTTTTCGCTGTGATGAGTGTGGGATGAGGTTTATCCAGAAATACCACATGGAGAGACACAAGAGGACGCACagtggagagaagccttaccaATGTGACTACTGTCACCAG TACTTCTCCAGAACAGACCGGGTTTTAAAGCACAGACGAATGTGTCAcgagaacagagagagaaaggccaACAAGGCAGCTGGTAGAGTTGGGCCTTTGCATGAAGCAGATTCTCTGGGCCTCCCCTttcttgccaaagagtgttcaCTGCCTAAGAAAAAGCGGCAAAAGTGTACAGACAAGCGTTCAGGTGCTTCCACTGCTGCCCAGACAGATGGGTACACTGTCGCTGTTGTCGAAacggaagagaaggaggagcagAGACAGAATAAAATTGAAGGTCTACCTCTCTTTGCTGTGTCCTCCAAAGTCAAACATGAGTATGTTATTGCAGACTACTCTGTGGAACTTCCTGAAGAAACGGCTAGCCAACACCAAGAAGGAGAAGTGTCAACAGAAGACACAACTCCTCCCAAACTTGTCTTAAAGAAAGTCCCCAAGAGGAGTCTTAAACAGTCCAGTGAACAAACTCCTCCCTGCCTGTCCACTTTGTCTTCCTTTGAAGAAAATACCAAGGTCACACAGTACACCTTTGAAATTGTAGACAAGCAAGGCCTTTTAGAAGTGGAAAGCAACACTGATCTTGAGTCCGTTGAAACTCTTCAAGGAGGACCAGCAAAGCCAGCAGCCGGCAGCACAAACTATGACGATGCCATGCAGTTTCTCAAAAAGAAACGTTATCTTCAGGCTGCAATTGCCAACAACAGTCGGGATTACGGTCTGAACTCAAGCAGCATTTCTTCTCAGCCGCCTGTTACGCAAACTGTAGTGTCAGCCGTGATTGAGGAGACTGTCCCTGCCACCATTCTGGAGCCCCAGCCCATCAACACAGATATTAAAGCCGCACATGACAAGAGTGTGTTGCCAGATGAGGTTCTTCAGACGCTGTTGGACCATTACTCCAACAAAGCCAATGGGCAATCAGACATTTCCTTCAGCGTGGCTGACACAGAGGTGACATCAAGCATATCCATTAATTCCTCTGATGTTTCAGACAGCAGCCCTGTGGAGAGCCTCGGAGCCTCTACCGCCCAGGCTCAGCCAGCCACTGAGAAGGTCAGTCTCTTACAGGAATACTCCAAGTTTCTCCAGCAAGCACTGGAGAGGACCAGCCAGAACGACAGCTACCTGACCAGCCAGAGCCTCAGCTTGGTCTCCGAAAACCCAACCTTAGCTGGACAACCTCTGTTCTCCACCGAGAAACCGTTCCCTTCCCCCAGCAGGTTCAAATCAGGGATGAGCTCTCCGCTAAGGTCCACTTTAGAGAAACCTCACTTTGGATTACTGGTCGGGGACTCCCAGcactcattttcattttcaggtGATGAGACCACCCCTCCCTCCGCCGTGTCCCCAGCTGAGGAGGACTTTCTGGAGCAGGTCTCACCCTCCAAAAAGACAGACACTTCACAAGGCATACTGCAGACATTTCAAATTAGCTCCTTTGATCAGAACTTCAAAACTCATTTCCAGACTTCAAGATCTGGATCCTCCTCACAGTTTACTGTTGCCAATGGACAATTAAGTCTTCGAGGACACAGCACAGACTTCTCAGAGTTCCCCCTAGTCAGAGTTACTGAGACCAGGTCTCAACTGAACTCCTCCCCTGATGTTACATCCAGTGAAACTTTTGGCTGA
- the znf148 gene encoding zinc finger protein 148 isoform X1 has protein sequence MNTEDKLEGILLKCSSRGIDGGGRVGLGSGGGLVVMTLGERSLANHPLLAEDDDDDKDEDEDLTGSSLVTHDLVPPEQLMMQEEMTKNGRGEGEEEGGEVGVHFPLKLTNKLPCLLHMPLSIKQELKLSETPDQIKKDKKGVKDLMVCPKKKKRKQRSPAKILNINDDESLGVQNPKCHVCVHCNAAFRTNYHLQRHVFIHTGEKPFQCSQCDMRFIQKYLLQRHEKIHTGEKPFRCDECGMRFIQKYHMERHKRTHSGEKPYQCDYCHQYFSRTDRVLKHRRMCHENRERKANKAAGRVGPLHEADSLGLPFLAKECSLPKKKRQKCTDKRSGASTAAQTDGYTVAVVETEEKEEQRQNKIEGLPLFAVSSKVKHEYVIADYSVELPEETASQHQEGEVSTEDTTPPKLVLKKVPKRSLKQSSEQTPPCLSTLSSFEENTKVTQYTFEIVDKQGLLEVESNTDLESVETLQGGPAKPAAGSTNYDDAMQFLKKKRYLQAAIANNSRDYGLNSSSISSQPPVTQTVVSAVIEETVPATILEPQPINTDIKAAHDKSVLPDEVLQTLLDHYSNKANGQSDISFSVADTEVTSSISINSSDVSDSSPVESLGASTAQAQPATEKVSLLQEYSKFLQQALERTSQNDSYLTSQSLSLVSENPTLAGQPLFSTEKPFPSPSRFKSGMSSPLRSTLEKPHFGLLVGDSQHSFSFSGDETTPPSAVSPAEEDFLEQVSPSKKTDTSQGILQTFQISSFDQNFKTHFQTSRSGSSSQFTVANGQLSLRGHSTDFSEFPLVRVTETRSQLNSSPDVTSSETFG, from the exons ATGAACACTGAGGACAAGTTGGAGGGAATCCTGCTGAAGTGCAGCAGTCGAGGAATAGATGGAGGAGGCAGAGTTGGGCTGGGCAGCggaggaggactggtggtgATGACACTGGGGGAACGATCACTGGCAAACCACCCTCTGTTGGCTGAGGACGACGACGAtgataaagatgaagatgaggacCTGACTGGAAGCTCGCTGGTTACTCATGACCTGGTCCCTCCCGAGCAGCTTATGATGCAGGAGGAGATGACAAAGAACGGTAGAGGAGaaggggaagaggagggaggcGAGGTGGGCGTGCATTTCCCCCTAAAACTCACCAATAAGTTGCCTTGCTTGCTACATATGCCA TTGAGCATCAAGCAGGAACTGAAGCTGTCTGAGACACCGGACCAGATAAAGAAGGACAAAAAAGGAGTTAAGGACCTGATGGTATGccccaagaagaaaaaaaggaagcagCGTTCACCAGCAAAG ATTCTCAACATCAATGATGACGAATCATTGGGCGTACAAAACCCCAAGTGTCATGTCTGTGTTCACTGTAATGCTGCATTCAGAACCAACTACCATCTGCAGAGACATGTCTTCATTCACACTG GTGAGAAGCCATTTCAGTGCAGCCAGTGTGATATGCGCTTCATTCAAAAATATCTTCTCCAGAGACATGAAAAGATCCACACTG GTGAAAAGCCTTTTCGCTGTGATGAGTGTGGGATGAGGTTTATCCAGAAATACCACATGGAGAGACACAAGAGGACGCACagtggagagaagccttaccaATGTGACTACTGTCACCAG TACTTCTCCAGAACAGACCGGGTTTTAAAGCACAGACGAATGTGTCAcgagaacagagagagaaaggccaACAAGGCAGCTGGTAGAGTTGGGCCTTTGCATGAAGCAGATTCTCTGGGCCTCCCCTttcttgccaaagagtgttcaCTGCCTAAGAAAAAGCGGCAAAAGTGTACAGACAAGCGTTCAGGTGCTTCCACTGCTGCCCAGACAGATGGGTACACTGTCGCTGTTGTCGAAacggaagagaaggaggagcagAGACAGAATAAAATTGAAGGTCTACCTCTCTTTGCTGTGTCCTCCAAAGTCAAACATGAGTATGTTATTGCAGACTACTCTGTGGAACTTCCTGAAGAAACGGCTAGCCAACACCAAGAAGGAGAAGTGTCAACAGAAGACACAACTCCTCCCAAACTTGTCTTAAAGAAAGTCCCCAAGAGGAGTCTTAAACAGTCCAGTGAACAAACTCCTCCCTGCCTGTCCACTTTGTCTTCCTTTGAAGAAAATACCAAGGTCACACAGTACACCTTTGAAATTGTAGACAAGCAAGGCCTTTTAGAAGTGGAAAGCAACACTGATCTTGAGTCCGTTGAAACTCTTCAAGGAGGACCAGCAAAGCCAGCAGCCGGCAGCACAAACTATGACGATGCCATGCAGTTTCTCAAAAAGAAACGTTATCTTCAGGCTGCAATTGCCAACAACAGTCGGGATTACGGTCTGAACTCAAGCAGCATTTCTTCTCAGCCGCCTGTTACGCAAACTGTAGTGTCAGCCGTGATTGAGGAGACTGTCCCTGCCACCATTCTGGAGCCCCAGCCCATCAACACAGATATTAAAGCCGCACATGACAAGAGTGTGTTGCCAGATGAGGTTCTTCAGACGCTGTTGGACCATTACTCCAACAAAGCCAATGGGCAATCAGACATTTCCTTCAGCGTGGCTGACACAGAGGTGACATCAAGCATATCCATTAATTCCTCTGATGTTTCAGACAGCAGCCCTGTGGAGAGCCTCGGAGCCTCTACCGCCCAGGCTCAGCCAGCCACTGAGAAGGTCAGTCTCTTACAGGAATACTCCAAGTTTCTCCAGCAAGCACTGGAGAGGACCAGCCAGAACGACAGCTACCTGACCAGCCAGAGCCTCAGCTTGGTCTCCGAAAACCCAACCTTAGCTGGACAACCTCTGTTCTCCACCGAGAAACCGTTCCCTTCCCCCAGCAGGTTCAAATCAGGGATGAGCTCTCCGCTAAGGTCCACTTTAGAGAAACCTCACTTTGGATTACTGGTCGGGGACTCCCAGcactcattttcattttcaggtGATGAGACCACCCCTCCCTCCGCCGTGTCCCCAGCTGAGGAGGACTTTCTGGAGCAGGTCTCACCCTCCAAAAAGACAGACACTTCACAAGGCATACTGCAGACATTTCAAATTAGCTCCTTTGATCAGAACTTCAAAACTCATTTCCAGACTTCAAGATCTGGATCCTCCTCACAGTTTACTGTTGCCAATGGACAATTAAGTCTTCGAGGACACAGCACAGACTTCTCAGAGTTCCCCCTAGTCAGAGTTACTGAGACCAGGTCTCAACTGAACTCCTCCCCTGATGTTACATCCAGTGAAACTTTTGGCTGA